CTGGTCCCTTTCAGAAGTCTCCTGAGATTGATGCTCCTGAGTATAATCCACCAGAGTCTGTTTGATTCTCTCAATAAATTAGTGGAAGCTATGATGCAAGGTAATGTCTTTGTCAGTGCTACTATGGAAGGTGCAGAGCTGTCCACTGCTAAGAGGAGGAAAACATTTGTGAGGAGTAACTACCCTCTGGTAATGCCAAtgcaatatactgtagattCCAGTGGACACACAGCAGTGTATGTTCCAATACTACATATGCTccaaacaatgtttaaaaatacagaTCTTCTTGACAAGATTCAAGAAGTTAAACCATCTCCACCCGGGATGTACATATCTCATGAAGATGgaacatattttaaagaaagtcAGTTACTGTCAGCAGCTGGAGAGCTGAAATTGTCAGTGATTTTGTATGTTGATGACATTGAACTAGCTAATCCTTTAGGAAAAGCTAGAAAAATCCACAAACTTTGTGCAGTATATTGGTTGCTTGCCAATATACCCAGTCAGTATAGGTCCAGCCTACATGTCATACAGCTAGCTCTGCTATGCAAAGTATCTGACCTTCAAAAGTGTGGTTATGAAAATGTTCTGTCACCTTCGTTGAAAGACTTGCACACTCTTGAGCAAGATGGCATTTTCATTGAAACTCTTGGACTGTGTGTCAGGAGAACTGTTTTGTGTGTTGCAGCTGATAATATGGCTGCCCACGGTCTTGCAGACTTTGTGCAGTCTTTTCGAGGACAGTATGTCTTCAGATTCTGTTGCTGTACTGCAAACCAGATACAATCCACTGAAGTTTCTGAAGGAGAGTTTAGCATGAGAACAAGAGCCTGTCATGATCTTCATGTGCAGAAAGCTGTGCAAGGAGAAAATGCAAGTCATCTTGGTGTTAAAGGTGAATGTGTTCTCAGGAACGTGCTGCAGCATTTCCATCCCATCACAGGTTTCCCACCTGATATACTTCATGACCTGTTTGTAGGTATTGTGCCAGTTGAGTTGGCATTGTGCAGAAGTGAGATGATTCGACTTAAGTATTTCACTCTTCAGTTTCTGAACACAAAAATACGCACCTTCCCATATCAGCACTTCGACAGGCTTGATAAACCACAACAAATCCCAAAGAACTTTGCAGCCAAACTAAGTATTGGTGGGAATGGGCATGAAAATTCAACTTTACTGAGGTTATTACCACTCATGTTAGGAAGTAAAGTTCCTGAAAGAGATGAAGCTTGGGCCATACTGATGGATCTGAAAGAAATTGTGCAGCTGGTACTGTCTCCATCTTTCACGGAGGAATCCATCCAGTACATGCAGACTAAAATAAGTGACCACAGACAGGGCAATGTTTTCCTTCAAACCTTATGGTCCATAGGTGAACCAGAGGCCCAAAACACTTTGTTAGTTCTGGGTAGTGCTCAATATAATGATGTTTGGGTCGGAGCTTAAAGTCAGGAAACACTGCTGAATTTTGGAAGTGCTGACAAGACATTGACATTGACAATGTCTTGAAAACTCTCGCTACCAGACATCAGCACATGATGGCGTATCATCTCAGTGCTCCATTATTTTTCAGACCCCACACACAAGCATCAAGTGTCACTTCTGTCCAAGTTGCCACTTTGCCAGAAGTGGTTAAAGACTTcataaagacaaagacagatagCCAAAACATATATACTACCTCAAAGGTCACCATAAATGGAACAGACTATGCAAATGGAATGTTTGTTTCTGCAGGCCAGGCAGGAGGACTTCCAAAGTTCAGCAGGATTGAAAATATACTACTTGTGAACAACTCTGCCTCCTTTCTTTGCAGGAACTACGAGTGCTGGTACAGTGAGCACTTAAGGTCCTTTGAGCTGACATCATCAAGCAGCTTCTCTGTGCATCAGCTGTCAGAGCTAAATGACACAGTAAGTCTCACAGCTTACAATATTGATGGGCAGAGACttacagaattaaaatgtttctttagGTGAGGACCTGAACAGTCTCTTGGAtaattgtggggaaaaaatgaacacaaatcacaAACACGAAACTTCCCACCTCAATACGCCTTGAAAGACTAATTATCTGATTTTGTTTATTGCAAACAGTATGCATTTGAGACTGAAGATTTGctgtaaattaatgtaatttattcagAACAAATCGTGGTTGTTACAAATGTTACTCATTTATctactgtctctcttttcttttcttataatAGAAAATGGCAGCTCAAAACTTCCTACTTCATGTCCATACCTCCACAGACATTTTCAGGAAGATGACTTTGTCTTCACGGCCACCATCTGTGGATGAGCTAAAAACAATGATCAAAGAAAAGTTTAAGCTAGACTTTGACTTTAGTTTTATCATACCAAGATCCAGATTTCGATGGGCAGCTATGTTCCCTTGTAGATACTGAGGAGCTTCTACAGAAGGTCTGAGAAGTTATAAGGTCTGAGAGTGATGCCAGTTCAGTAGCATCAGATGACACCATCATATTGCCCCATACCATTACTCCAGACAGGACTGAGAGATGGCCTGATGTTTTTCCAGTGCCCACTTTTTTCTTATGAGGTAGAACTCATCCTTGGTGAGGGAAATGTTGGTTATGAGAGAACAGGGAAAACTCTCAAGTTATCTAGGGGACAAAAACATAATATCCTCGAAACCCTTGCAGCCAAAATGCACAGTTTTAAAGCATACCCCAATGATAAGGAGATTTCAATGGTAGCAGAAGCACTTGTCACTCAGCAACAGAGCCAGGATCTCGGACAGGGTAGTATGGttggaaaaacagtctgaaGTTTAAGATGGGGAACTACCGCACCAAGTTAAGTCGGGCTGGATTTCATGAGGTGGCGGTAAATTCTGGTAAGAGGAGTAGAAACAACCCAGACAAACAAGCTCCCCACACTAACATTAAAAGACCAAAGAGGGCAGAAGTGAATTTCCTTCCAAATTTCCCAAGAGGTGAAAATGCTGTGAGCCTTGAACAATTGAGACTGCAAATTGTAGGCGAAGTTCAGATAAGTGAGAAAAATCTTCCCATGATCACAAAGTTAATGCAGACCACCTTTGCCCTGCAGCGGAAAGAGGTCATCAATGATGACCTGCCTGTTGGTGACATTCTTGAATGCTGGCCTGCCCTTAAACTGGAGTGACAGGTGAAAATATTGTCCTTAGTACACCTGTTTGAGTAGATAAATGTAATTCTTTTGTGTCAATGGTAGCTTGGTCAGGTATACTCAAATGTACATACAGGTTTAAAACTTGGCATATGAGTTGTGGTAGTGTAAAGATGTGCATTTATAAGTCTTAGGCCACCattagatttgttttattttagcaatttatttctcagtttttaCATTAGAACAACTAGAAACACATAAAATGGTTATCTGCTATCCGCTTTCCTTCCACAAAGACCATTCCTGATCAAGGTTCCTGAGACTGTGGAAGCATCTACTTGGCAGATGCTGAGCCAGGTCCTTGCTTGACTTCTGTCAGTCTCTCaaagaaaaaagtcagagaAACATCTCATCAGATTTTGACAGTCTTCCACTCCTATTTGACCTCTCCATATTCGGTCACACTAAATATTTGTCACTTTAGCTACAGAAGCTGTTGGCTAAATTTACACTAAGAATCATAATACCATAGCCAAAACAACAAATCTCATGGTGgcccaagacttttgcacagtactttatagtatattataaatatactatatatatatatatttatatatatatatatatatatatatatatatatatatatatatatatatatatatataaattcatgattttcatgattttttcaTCTgcaatgtatgtaaaatatgtatttaatgtttCGTGCAGATCTGTGCTTAATTTCACAGAATCACAAACATGAATCTGAAGAACCTCTTCTATGCTGTGTTGGACCAACATGCCCCCCGTCTTCAGAACTTATTCAGGAAGAAGGCTGCTCGCACAGGGAAAGTAGCTGACGTTCTGGATCAGCTGTTCAGGATTTATGACCTCCAGGTAAGTCAGTTAAACTTGATTTGAACGCCATTACTATAAGGCTCAAGCATTCAGggttttttaatttgtcactcatcTCTATGTCACTGTTGTATTTTTTGCAGACAGCCTTTTGGAGATAGCATAGGCAATCTGGAGTAAGTAAGGTAGCTTTCCTCTTATCTTCAGGTCACGCAGTCTGAAGAACCAGGCATAGATGACATACCAGTTGGACTCCTCTCAGTCAACACCAATTCAACAGATGCCACATTCTTCTCCCCAGAGAGGATTGCAGTTGTGATTGAGGGTAATGTAGTTATTGATTGCACCACCTTGGCTGATGCATTTATCATGCTTTTTGCACTCATTTATGTCCTGCATCTGAGTTACCCAAAAGACCTGGCCAACACATTTGACTTTATCCAGAAAGTCTTGATGGGCCTAGATGATGGGAAGTTGAGGCCCAGGGTGTTGAGTCTTAAAAATGACCTTTTTGCAGTGGAGTAATCTGACAGTAAGTTACTTGAAGATGGTGCACATGCACTACAGTCACTTTTGTAATACTTTAAAGCAATGGAAGTTgcactttttgtatttttgttttgttttatattttaaacgtGTTATGTTATATTGCTCACATTTGAGtatgaatgtgttcatgttCAACTTGAAGAATTATTGTTGTGAAGGAGTACAACAACAATTGGCCATTACTTTGATCTCTGTAAGTTAATTAGGTCCATGTGGGTTATCAGTTAGCAGAATTGTTTATGGTAATATACCTGTTTgattatttacatacatatgtTTACCTTTAGCATCACATTTGAAAGTGCTTTGAATTTGTAAGGTATTCACTTTGCTTAAGTAACGAAGGACAGTCTTCACCATCATTATTTCACCATCAAACGGTCTGTTAAGTGATTTTCCACTAAAACGACATGCATGAATCATGCATTGATAAAATTACATATCCCACACCATTTGTACACAAATCGAAGTGAGGCTCAAAAACCTTTACTTAAGCATTTGTACTATGTTTAAAACACTGTCATTTGAATTTCTGATGTTACTGTTTTGATGTAACTTTTGATGGATCTGATAGAAGTGATTGGATTTGGGTGATAGAACGTACTGTATACTGCATCATAAAACAAAATCGCGATAAATAACAATATCAGAATCACAGTATACTGTGctcaagtattttattcatgttgtCAACTTCTAGAagtgagattttaaaaattttaaggCAGTTTTTCTtactgtttcactgtttgtgAAGAATGTTATTTCCAATAGTCAAACATTTTTGAGTGAGTTTGTGTTTGAGCAatggtttatttaaatttaaattttgcattttaattgcCTATGTTAATCTGTCATTTAATCTTTTGTTAAAATGTGTGGATCAACAGATTGAGTTAAAGCTACTTAAAACAATTTATGTAATCAgtttcaaaaaaattttaagtaCTATTATACAATTTTGAGCTGCAATTAAGCAAAATTTTAAGTTACAGCAGAGTGTATACAGCTTCATCTAACTTGAAAACTACAAGTAAACTTGacataaaaaattttttactgAGCAACTAATTACTTTTTGTTACATGTAATTAATATGTACACGTTAACAATacttgattttgattttgaacTGTCTCTATAACTTGCAAAGTCAAGTTAGtgtcaattaaaaataatttgtaaaagtTACTTAATAAAAAGTGTTTCTTTGACTTACAAAACTAAGTTATTCTCACTTAAAGTTTTTTATGTAATCAGTTTCAACTAATGTTTTGAGTTATATTAACTTATCGGGTTTTACAGTGCACCCCAGCATTGCGCTGACCTGTTAATTAACACAGTTGTTCATTATATTATATCCggaaattatatatttctgtaaagctgctttgtgacactgtccattgttaaaagtgctatacaaataacatTGAATATCACTGAAATTCATTTTACGCAAACCTGTTTTTACACAATAACCTCAACCATACAATAGTATGATACACCGGTAGTGCTAATTGTATATTTTCATAGATTTATCATTTAcagaactatatacagtatgtactttCATGCTTGACATTTCTATCACCACATCATATGCAGAAATGTGTGATTTCTATAACAAAAAATTTGtgacaataaatacataaagcaAATTAAAGATAATTTTATTATGTTAGACCCACACCTCTCTGTAGATTTGCACTGGATTATGAGTAAATAATTTCACAGGGAGTTTAAATATCATAGTAGCTAATATCGGCAGCTAATGCTGCATTTAGGTTCCCTGTATTTATGGGTTTAGCAGGCTGGAGGTCCTGTGAGATACCAATCAACTGTGCTCATTAAAATATCAGGCCATGTTCCGATAGTTCTTAGCTTCATCTGATCAGTGAGTTCAGCTGGATTTCTGAGCAGTATCTCATCATACCTCCGTCTTTTCCCCTTATGCAaactatttaatttaaaattgaagTTTGGCATCAAACttttatacaaatttttttatacaaatttttaacattttatacttTGTTCCCTGGGACAAAGCAGGACCAAATTTACAATACACTGCCTTATTTAAATACTGAGTATCTGGAAAAcaaatgatattaaataatataccTATGTTAACATCAAACagcttaaaatattaataatctaCAATGGGTTTGACTCAATGGCTAATTTGTAGCATCAAACAATGCATGAACCTACAGAGCAAACCATCTGACAACAACGTTAGTAAATATTGGTTTTGCCACATGCATATTGTTTCACTTAGTCTCTCCACATCTTAGCTCTTAATGTGCTCAATGTAACAAAGTAACCCAATACAGAGGTATGTAATAAGTAAAGATGTTGTAGCTTGATTGGCTTTAAggcctgagaaacagttatttgaaTCTAATCCCACCCCTATTGAAATCTGTAGGATGAACTGTGTTTCCTTACATACCCATTGTATTATAGGAGTGCATTatgactcaaacacacatgcgcAGGACACACATGCAGATTGGGATTGTGAAAAGAATTTGATGCAAAGTTTTGCATTGCTGTACATTTAATGATCATACTTTCATAAGATGGGAAATAATGTAAAACTCGTTAAATTCcccatatttttttaaaaaaaagacctgaaCAGACTCACCGGACTCACGCAAAATAGGCACTATTTgccccttttttttcctaaaatcaTCCGATTCAACTTTCAGAGTGGGTTACTGGTGTTAATCCAGTCAGGTAAAAGTGTCCCTAAACTCACTTTATGCATGCACATAATTCTGGATAGCTTTACctacaaaaacagattttagaCAGAATGTCTAGATTAGGATCCATATAAactagattgattgattgattgattgattgatttatgcTAGGTTAGCAAAATGAACTACTCAACAATATGATATTAGTTAGCTAACGCTAATTTGCTAAGATACAGACTAGCTACAAGGCAAAATCTTACATAAAACGGATTTCAAGACACCGAACATATAAAACTTAAGTCATATTAACAGTAACTTGCCTCCGGCGTTGCTAAGCCTTGATGCTCAGCCTGAGGTAAATTTCGTTGGTGAAGGGCAGCTCTCGCGCAGgtttttggaaataaataaaaataaaaaatcagttGAGCATATGACACAGGCGAAGCTCCGAGACCTTCACTCGATCTAAACCAAGACGCTTAAAATAGAACGCGATCTACTCCAGACATCCAGATATCTTCCAGACATCTTCGTGCTTACTGCGTAAATACCAAGGCTGATAATACTGAAAGTCATCAATTTGTCATATTTTCTCAATATTGTTTACTGGATTGAAACAACTTAATGCGTCTTCTGCTTTCTGCCATTGCAGCCACGCGGTTAAGCCATCCGTTCTTCCTGAAACAACGGTTAATCTAGCAGCTCGTGCAATTCAGCGGCGCGGTTTTTAGACACGTAGCGGTAATAACACCGAAAGCGGAAAGAGAGCGTTAATATACTGCGGCCCGATATGATGTAGTGGATCTGTTACTATAATTGCGCCAAGgggctattttgattcattataaaatggacatttcaaattggtagTGATAATCAAACCCACTGAAATTAGTTCACAGTGACCTACTCTATGCTCAcagtaataatgaaataattttactgtagaattttaaagtatttgcttCTCAAAGTCAGTGAATCTGTCAATATAATTGTGCCAGGAGGCACTTTTCAATCCagtataaaatggacatttcaaattggtatACGATCAAAGTTCAAAATGAGCTCCTCTATGCTCAGaataaagattaattaattcTACTATAgaatttttaagtatttttcaagtattttaaagaatttttcgAGTAATTGCTCTTCACACTCACAAGATCTTTCAATATAATTGAACCAGGAAGCTATTTCAAAGTATTAGAAATGGACCAAACCCACTCAGATCGGTTCACAGTGACCTACTCTATGCTCACAATAGAGATCAATTAAGTTTACTGTAGAATCTTTAAGTAACTGCTCATCAAAATCACAAGATCCGTCAATATAATTCAACCAAGAGGCtaatttgattcattataaaagggaCATTTTGGTAGACAATCAAACCCACTCAGATCAGTTCTAATTGAGGTACTCTATGCTCGCAATAAAGACGAATTGATTCTACTGTAGAGTTATACCTCCTCAAAATCATTGGATCTGTCAGTATAATTGAACCAGGAGGCTATTTtgataatatataatttattttgtttcttttttaaatttgcttaaTTATTTAGTTCATTAATGGTGTTTGTAGTAAAAGAGCAAACTTTTCTACTTGTTCTTATATTATCCTTTTGGTTAGTATTAATGttgtaaactttttataataTGCATTCACGTAtttctgtgtgtgcttgtgtgtgggtgtgtgtcgtTACGTTCCCGAAGGCCTAGGGGTATGAGAAAACGTACTAATATAtataagaaaggaaaaaaaggaaaaatctcGTCTCAAAATCACAACTCAAGACAACAGGTTATTCATTTGGGCGTTTTGATAACGCCGATTTAATCTAGTCTTTGTTCAAATTAATTTGTttcaataaaagaaaacaaatgaaaataactaattaaataatacaattacCTCCGGAACGGgacccaaaaacaacaaacaaaaaaaagattcgCTAACTTTTTACCAAAACTAACTTACctcacaaagaaaagaaaaacgcATTAAGCAAAAATAACGACAGGTCGCTGCCCTTCCTCCCTATCTACCacaaaacatgagaaaaaattcgtacaaaaaaaaaaaaggaatcccCTTCCCTACAAATACTAGGACATTTTCTTTATCAGCTGAACAGACGCTCCGCGATGTTACCACAGCGCCCTAACAAAAGAGTAGCTTGTACCCTACCGTTTAAACCAAATCAGTCTCTGCGTTTAAACGCAACAGTCTTTATACCACACAAattatcatctctctctctctgtctctctctctctctctctctctctagaggAGCTCACTATGAACTGATGTCAGTGAGGTTCATCAtctaccaatttgaaatgtcccttTTATAATTAATCAAAATAGCCTCCTGGTTCAATTATATTGACAGATCCACTGATTTTGAAGAGCAATTACTTAACAATTCTACAGTAGAATCAATTGCTATTTATTGTGAGCATAGTGTAGTTCACTTTGAACTGTAATATATGAGTTTGATCATCGACCAATTcgaaatgttcattttatactGGATTAAATGTGCCTCCTGGTAGAATTATATTGACAGATCCAGTGATTTTGTGGAGCAATTCCTAAAAAATTCTACAGtataatttattcatctttattgTGAACATAGAGTAGTTCACTTTGAACTGATATGAGTGGGATTGATTGTCTACTAATTTGAAATTTCCCTTAAATAGTGAATCTAAATAGCTTCCTGGTTCAATTATATTGACAGATCTTGCATTTACTTAAAAATTCTACATTCAAattatttcatctttttttggGACCATAGAGGAGCTCACTGTCTAATGATTTCTGTGGTTTTCATCATCTAGcaatttgaaatgtcccttttataatgaatcaaaatagcctACTGGTTCAATTaaatttctacagtaaaattctaCTTTCTAATTCATTTCTGTTGTAAGCATAGAGTAGGTCACTGTATACTGATTTGAGTGGGTTTGAGATCTGAAATGTCcaattttatttcagcagtaagaaattaatattttggtgtCAAAGTGTTCCTCTGTGAAATGAACCATCTATactgtttaaaattttattcatggttagatttataacaacaacaacaacaagaacaacaacaacaataataataataataataataataataataataaagtttcttAATGATTTATACTGTCTTAAACTTGATCGATTTTTgcccattatttaaaagtaaaagtgtaaatataaaaacttttaCCCTGTATACTCACAAATACTGTGAACGGTTGTGTGTTggttgtgttat
This is a stretch of genomic DNA from Pangasianodon hypophthalmus isolate fPanHyp1 chromosome 17, fPanHyp1.pri, whole genome shotgun sequence. It encodes these proteins:
- the LOC128320857 gene encoding uncharacterized protein LOC128320857, with translation MRLVPFRSLLRLMLLSIIHQSLFDSLNKLVEAMMQGNVFVSATMEGAELSTAKRRKTFVRSNYPLVMPMQYTVDSSGHTAVYVPILHMLQTMFKNTDLLDKIQEVKPSPPGMYISHEDGTYFKESQLLSAAGELKLSVILYVDDIELANPLGKARKIHKLCAVYWLLANIPSQYRSSLHVIQLALLCKVSDLQKCGYENVLSPSLKDLHTLEQDGIFIETLGLCVRRTVLCVAADNMAAHGLADFVQSFRGQYVFRFCCCTANQIQSTEVSEGEFSMRTRACHDLHVQKAVQGENASHLGVKGECVLRNVLQHFHPITGFPPDILHDLFVGIVPVELALCRSEMIRLKYFTLQFLNTKIRTFPYQHFDRLDKPQQIPKNFAAKLSIGGNGHENSTLLRLLPLMLGSKVPERDEAWAILMDLKEIVQLVLSPSFTEESIQYMQTKISDHRQGNVFLQTLWSIGEPEAQNTLLVLGSAQYNDVWVGA